In Streptomyces sp. NBC_01381, a genomic segment contains:
- a CDS encoding S41 family peptidase yields MTGHPAYLRFPHLRGELVAFTAEDDVWVAPLDGGRAWRVSADNMPVNHPRISPDGTTIAWTSTRDGAPEVHVAPVDGGSSKRLTYWGSSRTSVRGWTPDGQVLAVSTYGQASLRRSWARAVPLDGGPADTLPYGLVGDVAHGPRDGQVLLLSAPMGREAAWWKRYRGGTAGKLWIRRGGAGDEGGDDRFVRVHEELDGNIEYPLWVGERIAFLSDHEGVGAVYSSLPDGSDLRRHTGVDGFYARHAATDGTRVVYASAGELWLLDDLVDAEPRRIDIRLGGQRTDLQPFPVSAARWFGAAAPDHTGRGSAVSVRGGVHWVTHREGPARALAVEHGVRARLPRTFRVDGEEHVVWVTDAEGDDALQFAPATGLAPGATPRRIAAGQLGRVLGLAVAPDGSRAAVASHDGRVLLVERESGEVREVDRGEHGDATGLVFSPDSAWLAWSHPGPRPLRQLKLANTADLSVSEATPLRFRDYAPAFTLDGKHLAFLSARSFDPVYDEHVFDLAFVGGSRPYLITLAATTPSPFGPQRHGRPFEAPDKDETPDSEGAPVTRIDLDGLADRIVPFPVEAARYSTLRAAKDGVLWLRHPVRGVLGASRATPSDPDPQTELERYDLVQQRIEELASDADHFSVSGDGKRVLLWVDGKLKVVPSDRRASGDENSDSNITVDLTRVRQTVDPAAEWRQMYDEAGRLMRDNFWRPDLGGIDWDGVLDRYRPVLDRVATHDDLVDLLWEVAGELGTSHAYVFGGGAWGTPAVRQGLLGADVSRGTDGAWRIDRILPSETSDPAARSPLAAPGVAVRAGDALLAVAGRPVDPVTGPGPLLVGTAGKPVELTVSPAGGGDPRHAVVVPVDDEEPLRYHAWVVDRRAYVHERSGGRLGYLHVPDMQAPGWAQIHRDLRVEVARDGLVVDVRENRGGHTSQLVVEKLARKIVGWDLPRGAQPYSYPADAPRGPVVAVANEFSGSDGDIVNAAIKALGIGPVVGTRTWGGVIGIDSRYRLVDGTLVTQPKYAFWLEGYGWGVENYGVDPDVEVVTTPEDYASGADPQLDEAIRLALAALETTPPKTAPELPGT; encoded by the coding sequence CTGACTGGGCACCCTGCGTATCTTCGGTTTCCGCATCTGCGCGGCGAGTTGGTCGCCTTCACCGCTGAGGACGACGTCTGGGTCGCTCCCCTCGACGGCGGCCGGGCATGGCGCGTCAGCGCCGACAACATGCCGGTGAACCACCCCCGCATCTCCCCGGACGGCACGACCATCGCCTGGACGTCCACACGGGACGGCGCCCCCGAGGTGCATGTCGCCCCGGTCGACGGCGGATCCTCCAAGCGCCTCACGTACTGGGGGAGTTCGCGTACGTCGGTGCGGGGCTGGACCCCGGACGGGCAGGTCCTCGCGGTCAGCACGTACGGCCAGGCATCGCTGCGCCGCAGCTGGGCGCGGGCCGTCCCGCTGGACGGCGGGCCCGCCGACACGCTGCCGTACGGACTGGTCGGCGATGTCGCGCACGGCCCGCGGGACGGTCAAGTCCTGCTGCTCTCCGCGCCGATGGGGCGCGAGGCCGCCTGGTGGAAGCGGTACCGGGGCGGCACGGCGGGGAAGCTGTGGATCCGGCGTGGCGGCGCCGGTGACGAGGGCGGCGACGACCGCTTCGTACGCGTCCATGAAGAGCTCGACGGGAACATCGAGTACCCGCTGTGGGTGGGGGAGCGCATCGCCTTCCTCTCCGATCATGAGGGCGTCGGGGCCGTCTACTCCTCGCTGCCGGACGGGTCCGATCTGCGCAGGCATACGGGGGTCGACGGTTTCTACGCCCGGCATGCCGCCACCGACGGCACGCGTGTCGTCTACGCGTCCGCGGGTGAACTCTGGCTCCTGGACGACCTGGTGGACGCCGAGCCGCGCCGCATCGACATCCGCCTCGGCGGCCAGCGCACCGACCTCCAGCCGTTCCCCGTGAGCGCGGCGCGCTGGTTCGGCGCCGCCGCTCCCGACCACACCGGACGCGGCAGTGCCGTCTCCGTGCGCGGCGGCGTGCACTGGGTGACGCACCGCGAGGGTCCTGCCCGCGCCCTCGCCGTCGAGCACGGGGTGCGCGCACGGCTGCCGCGCACGTTCCGCGTCGACGGCGAGGAACACGTCGTCTGGGTGACGGACGCGGAGGGCGACGACGCGCTCCAGTTCGCGCCCGCCACGGGGCTCGCGCCGGGCGCCACGCCGCGCAGGATCGCCGCCGGGCAGCTGGGCCGGGTGCTCGGGCTCGCCGTGGCGCCCGACGGCAGCCGGGCCGCCGTCGCCTCGCACGACGGGCGTGTGCTGCTCGTCGAGCGGGAGAGCGGCGAGGTGCGCGAGGTCGACCGCGGGGAGCACGGCGACGCCACCGGTCTTGTCTTCTCGCCGGACTCGGCCTGGCTCGCCTGGTCGCACCCGGGGCCGCGTCCGCTGCGCCAGCTGAAGCTGGCGAACACGGCAGACCTCTCGGTGTCCGAGGCGACTCCGCTGCGATTCCGTGACTACGCACCCGCGTTCACCCTCGACGGGAAGCACCTGGCGTTCCTGTCCGCGCGCTCCTTCGACCCCGTCTACGACGAGCACGTCTTCGACCTCGCCTTCGTCGGCGGATCGCGGCCCTACCTGATCACGCTGGCCGCCACCACGCCATCGCCCTTCGGGCCGCAGCGTCACGGGCGGCCCTTCGAAGCGCCCGACAAGGACGAGACTCCGGACAGCGAGGGCGCTCCCGTCACCCGGATCGACCTCGACGGGCTCGCCGACCGCATCGTGCCCTTCCCCGTCGAAGCCGCCCGCTACTCCACGCTGCGGGCCGCCAAGGACGGCGTCCTGTGGCTGCGGCACCCCGTGCGCGGAGTCCTCGGCGCCTCCCGCGCCACCCCGTCCGATCCCGACCCGCAGACCGAGCTCGAACGCTACGACCTCGTACAGCAGCGCATCGAGGAACTGGCGTCGGATGCCGACCACTTCTCCGTCAGCGGGGACGGCAAGCGGGTGCTGCTGTGGGTCGACGGCAAGCTGAAGGTCGTGCCGAGCGACCGGCGCGCCTCCGGCGACGAGAACTCCGACTCCAACATCACCGTCGACCTCACCCGGGTCCGCCAGACCGTCGACCCCGCCGCCGAATGGCGCCAGATGTACGACGAGGCCGGGCGGCTCATGCGGGACAACTTCTGGCGGCCGGACCTGGGCGGGATCGACTGGGACGGCGTACTCGACCGCTACCGGCCGGTGCTCGACCGCGTCGCCACGCACGACGACCTCGTCGACCTGCTGTGGGAAGTCGCGGGAGAGCTCGGCACGTCGCATGCGTACGTCTTCGGGGGCGGGGCCTGGGGGACTCCCGCGGTGCGGCAGGGGCTGCTCGGGGCGGATGTCTCGCGGGGCACGGACGGTGCGTGGCGGATCGACCGGATCCTGCCCTCCGAGACGTCGGACCCCGCCGCCCGTTCGCCGCTCGCCGCTCCCGGGGTCGCGGTGCGGGCCGGCGACGCGCTGCTCGCCGTCGCGGGGCGGCCGGTCGATCCGGTGACGGGTCCTGGGCCCTTGCTCGTGGGTACGGCGGGCAAGCCCGTCGAGCTGACCGTGTCGCCCGCGGGGGGAGGCGATCCGCGGCACGCGGTGGTCGTCCCCGTCGATGACGAGGAGCCGTTGCGGTACCACGCGTGGGTCGTGGACCGGCGGGCGTACGTCCACGAGCGGTCCGGCGGGCGGCTCGGCTATCTCCACGTGCCGGACATGCAGGCCCCTGGCTGGGCGCAGATCCACCGGGACCTGCGGGTGGAGGTGGCCAGGGACGGCCTCGTGGTGGACGTACGCGAGAACCGTGGCGGGCACACGTCGCAGCTGGTCGTGGAGAAGCTCGCCCGGAAGATCGTGGGCTGGGACCTGCCGCGCGGCGCGCAGCCGTACAGCTACCCGGCGGACGCGCCCCGCGGGCCGGTCGTCGCCGTCGCCAACGAGTTCTCCGGTTCCGACGGGGACATCGTGAACGCGGCGATCAAGGCGTTGGGGATCGGGCCCGTGGTGGGGACGCGGACGTGGGGCGGGGTGATCGGCATCGACAGCCGGTACCGCCTGGTGGACGGGACGTTGGTGACGCAGCCGAAGTACGCGTTCTGGCTCGAGGGGTACGGGTGGGGCGTCGAGAACTACGGCGTGGACCCGGACGTGGAGGTGGTGACGACACCGGAGGACTACGCGTCCGGCGCGGACCCTCAACTGGACGAGGCAATTCGCTTGGCGCTGGCGGCACTGGAGACGACCCCGCCAAAGACGGCACCGGAGCTGCCGGGGACGTGA
- a CDS encoding histidine triad nucleotide-binding protein, producing the protein MAGEPQADCLFCKIVAGDVPATVVKETETTVAFRDINPQAPTHILVIPKVHYADAAALAAADPAIAADLLREAGDVAAEEKAESYRIVFNTGSGAGQTVFHAHAHLLGGRGLQWPPG; encoded by the coding sequence ATGGCGGGAGAACCGCAGGCAGACTGCCTGTTCTGCAAGATCGTCGCGGGTGACGTACCCGCGACCGTCGTGAAGGAGACGGAGACGACCGTCGCCTTCCGGGACATCAACCCGCAGGCCCCCACCCACATCCTGGTCATCCCCAAGGTGCACTACGCGGACGCCGCCGCCCTCGCCGCCGCCGACCCCGCCATCGCCGCCGACCTCCTCCGCGAGGCCGGCGACGTCGCCGCCGAGGAGAAGGCGGAGAGCTACCGCATCGTCTTCAACACCGGCTCCGGCGCGGGCCAGACCGTCTTCCACGCGCACGCCCACCTCCTCGGCGGACGCGGCCTCCAGTGGCCCCCGGGATAA
- a CDS encoding ribonuclease Z: protein MSVRELVVLGTASQVPTRHRNHNGYVLLWDGQGILFDPGEGTQRQMLRAGIAAHDLHRICVTHFHGDHSLGLPGVIQRINLDRVPHDVTVHFPRSGQHFFDRLRYATAYRESVALIEQPVDGNGQLAVSSSFALDAVRLSHPVESFGYRIAEPDGRRMRPELLAARGITGPDVGLLQREGVLRGVALDEVSTVRRGQRFAFVMDTRLCDGVYALAEGCDMLVIESTFLDEDEQLAVDHGHLTVGQATRVAMESGVRHLVLTHFSQRYPDSRVFEQQAREAGFDGELTVAQDLLRVPLPKRTT, encoded by the coding sequence TTGTCCGTACGCGAATTGGTGGTCCTCGGCACCGCGAGCCAGGTCCCCACCCGGCACCGCAACCACAACGGCTACGTCCTGCTCTGGGACGGGCAGGGAATCCTCTTCGACCCCGGCGAGGGCACGCAGCGGCAGATGCTGCGTGCCGGCATCGCCGCGCACGACCTGCACCGGATCTGTGTCACGCACTTCCACGGCGATCACTCGCTCGGTCTTCCCGGCGTCATCCAGCGGATCAATCTGGACCGGGTCCCGCATGACGTGACCGTCCATTTCCCGCGCTCGGGGCAGCACTTCTTCGACCGGCTGCGGTATGCCACCGCCTACCGCGAGTCGGTCGCGCTGATCGAGCAACCCGTCGACGGAAACGGGCAGTTGGCCGTCTCCTCCTCCTTCGCGCTCGACGCCGTCCGGCTCTCGCACCCCGTCGAGTCGTTCGGCTACCGCATCGCCGAGCCCGACGGCCGGCGGATGCGGCCCGAGCTGCTCGCCGCGCGGGGGATCACCGGTCCGGACGTGGGACTGCTGCAGCGCGAAGGCGTACTGCGGGGCGTCGCGCTCGACGAGGTGAGCACCGTGCGGCGGGGGCAGCGGTTCGCCTTCGTCATGGACACCCGGCTGTGTGACGGCGTCTACGCCCTCGCGGAAGGGTGCGACATGCTCGTCATCGAGTCGACCTTCCTGGATGAAGACGAGCAACTTGCCGTCGATCATGGGCACTTGACCGTGGGGCAGGCGACCCGTGTCGCCATGGAGTCCGGTGTCCGGCATCTCGTACTGACCCACTTCAGTCAGCGCTACCCCGACTCCCGCGTTTTCGAGCAGCAGGCCCGGGAGGCCGGGTTCGACGGTGAACTCACCGTCGCACAGGACCTGTTGCGTGTACCCCTGCCCAAACGAACCACCTGA
- a CDS encoding adenosine deaminase → MPLPKAELHLHIEGTLEPELAFALAARNGVTLPYADSEELRKAYLFDDLQSFLDLYYGLMAVLLTERDFEELADAYLARAARQGVRHAEIFFDPQAHMARGVGIGTVVEGLGRALDRSEERHGISTRLIMCFLRDQSAESALETLDAAKPHLHRIVGIGLDSAEVGNPPAKFREVYEAAAALGLRRVAHAGEEGPPAYITEALDVLGVERIDHGLRCMEDPALVERLVRERVPLTLCPLSNVRLRAIDVLEEHPLARMMDAGLLCTVNSDDPAYFGGYVGDTFHAVREALGIDQERLRELARNSFEASFLDRSAEDEALRARYLAEVADYSFD, encoded by the coding sequence ATGCCCCTTCCCAAAGCCGAACTCCACCTCCACATCGAGGGGACGCTCGAGCCTGAACTGGCCTTCGCCCTCGCCGCCCGGAACGGCGTCACCCTGCCGTACGCCGACTCCGAAGAGCTCCGCAAGGCCTATCTCTTCGATGATCTGCAGTCTTTTCTCGATCTGTACTACGGGTTGATGGCTGTCCTGCTGACCGAGCGGGACTTCGAGGAGCTCGCCGACGCCTATCTGGCGCGCGCCGCCCGGCAGGGCGTGCGGCACGCGGAGATCTTCTTCGACCCGCAGGCGCACATGGCGCGCGGCGTCGGCATCGGCACCGTGGTGGAGGGGCTCGGGCGCGCCCTGGACCGCAGCGAGGAGCGGCACGGGATCTCGACCCGGCTCATCATGTGCTTCCTGCGGGACCAGTCCGCCGAGTCCGCCCTGGAGACGCTGGACGCCGCCAAGCCCCACCTCCACCGGATCGTCGGCATCGGGCTCGACTCCGCCGAGGTCGGGAATCCGCCCGCCAAGTTCCGCGAGGTGTACGAGGCGGCCGCCGCGCTCGGTCTGCGCCGGGTCGCGCACGCGGGCGAGGAGGGGCCGCCCGCGTACATCACCGAGGCCCTGGACGTCCTGGGCGTCGAGCGCATCGACCACGGGCTGCGGTGCATGGAGGACCCGGCGCTCGTGGAGCGGCTCGTGCGGGAGCGGGTGCCGCTCACGCTCTGCCCGCTGTCCAACGTCCGGCTGCGCGCCATCGACGTACTCGAAGAGCACCCGCTGGCCCGGATGATGGACGCCGGCCTCCTGTGCACGGTCAACTCCGACGACCCCGCGTACTTCGGCGGCTATGTCGGCGACACCTTCCACGCCGTACGGGAAGCGCTCGGGATCGACCAGGAGCGGCTGCGGGAACTCGCGCGGAACTCGTTCGAGGCATCTTTCCTCGACAGGAGCGCGGAGGACGAGGCGCTGCGGGCGCGGTATCTCGCCGAGGTCGCCGATTATTCGTTCGACTGA
- a CDS encoding macrolide family glycosyltransferase gives MHRPTSRRPAHVAMVGVPMVSHVLPSLEIIRELVARGHRVTYANDPATRELIEPTGAELVPVTSVLPFKDNIWPEDPIAASALFLDDAIAVLPRLRSFYDDDPADLYLYDIGAYVARALAEGQRRPFVQLSPTYVAWDGYQEEVGAQLRQLPGAAELEARFGEWLAGNGATTLDVGAFSGTPERAVATIPRAMQLFADRVDPRRVSFVGPCFGDRSGQGSWQRPEGAEKVLLVSLGSAYTQQPEFYRQCVAAFGGLAGWHVVLQIGKHVDPAELGEVPGNVEVRSWVPQLAILEQADAFVTHAGMGSSSEGLFCGVPMIAVPQGAEQPLNADRLVELGVAWRIDTADATADALRAALLELTSDADVAGRVARLKAEVRGEGGTVRAADLVEAELGIS, from the coding sequence ATGCATCGTCCAACGTCCCGTCGCCCTGCCCATGTCGCCATGGTCGGCGTCCCGATGGTCAGCCATGTGCTGCCCAGTCTGGAGATCATCCGCGAGCTGGTGGCGCGCGGGCACCGGGTGACGTACGCGAACGACCCGGCGACCCGCGAGCTGATCGAGCCCACCGGTGCCGAACTCGTCCCCGTCACATCGGTGTTGCCCTTCAAGGACAACATCTGGCCCGAGGACCCGATCGCCGCGAGCGCCCTCTTCCTCGACGACGCGATCGCGGTGCTTCCGCGCCTGCGCTCGTTCTACGACGACGACCCCGCCGATCTGTATCTGTACGACATCGGCGCGTACGTCGCCCGTGCGCTGGCCGAGGGGCAGCGGCGGCCGTTCGTGCAGCTGTCGCCCACCTATGTGGCCTGGGACGGCTACCAGGAGGAGGTCGGGGCGCAGCTCCGGCAGCTGCCGGGTGCCGCCGAACTCGAGGCCCGGTTCGGGGAGTGGCTCGCGGGGAACGGGGCCACGACCCTGGACGTCGGCGCCTTCTCGGGTACGCCCGAGCGGGCCGTCGCGACGATCCCCCGGGCGATGCAGCTGTTCGCCGACCGGGTCGATCCGCGGCGGGTCAGCTTCGTCGGGCCCTGCTTCGGGGACCGGTCGGGGCAGGGGAGCTGGCAGCGGCCCGAGGGCGCCGAGAAGGTGCTGCTCGTGTCGCTGGGCTCCGCGTACACCCAGCAGCCCGAGTTCTACCGGCAGTGCGTGGCCGCGTTCGGCGGGCTCGCCGGGTGGCATGTGGTGCTGCAGATCGGCAAGCACGTGGATCCCGCGGAGCTGGGGGAGGTGCCGGGGAACGTTGAAGTGCGCTCGTGGGTACCGCAGTTGGCGATCCTGGAGCAGGCCGACGCGTTCGTCACGCATGCGGGCATGGGGAGCAGCAGCGAGGGTCTTTTCTGTGGGGTGCCGATGATCGCGGTGCCTCAGGGGGCCGAGCAGCCGCTCAACGCGGATCGCCTTGTGGAGCTGGGGGTCGCGTGGCGGATCGATACCGCCGATGCGACGGCTGACGCACTGCGGGCCGCTCTCCTCGAGCTGACTTCCGATGCCGATGTCGCCGGTCGGGTCGCCCGGCTGAAGGCGGAGGTGCGGGGCGAGGGCGGCACGGTCCGGGCCGCTGATCTCGTCGAGGCGGAGCTCGGAATCTCCTAG
- a CDS encoding carbohydrate kinase family protein: MVVPLKPSVDPLKAARRAGDPDCDVYLTGTVFLDIIFTGLDSAPVRGTESWARGMGSSPGGVANMATALARLGLRTSLAAAFGDDHYGEYCWDALEQGEGIDLTPSRTVPGWHSPVTVSMAYEGERTMVSHGHEPPPDADAPDGGAPHCPPRARAAVAALTPGTRAPWIAQAARKGTRIFADVGWDDTGRWDLAGLADLEHCEAFLPNAEEAMRYTRTQCPRAAARALTEHVPLVVVTLGAEGAYAVDGRTGETAEVPAIAVEALDPTGAGDVFVAGFVTGTLADWPLADRLAFAGLTAALSVQEFGGSLSAPGWAEVAAWWRTVREVDDQDPAALHRYGFLEGLIPEVTRPWPLRRAVPTIGFRSA, encoded by the coding sequence ATGGTCGTACCCCTCAAACCCAGCGTCGACCCGCTCAAGGCGGCCCGCAGAGCCGGTGATCCGGACTGCGACGTCTACCTCACCGGCACGGTCTTCCTCGACATCATCTTCACCGGGCTCGACTCCGCGCCCGTGCGCGGGACCGAGTCCTGGGCGCGGGGGATGGGGTCGAGCCCCGGTGGCGTGGCCAACATGGCGACCGCGCTGGCCCGGCTCGGCCTGCGCACCTCGCTCGCGGCGGCGTTCGGCGACGACCACTACGGGGAGTACTGCTGGGACGCGCTCGAACAGGGCGAGGGCATCGACCTCACGCCGTCGCGCACCGTGCCCGGCTGGCACTCCCCGGTGACCGTGTCCATGGCGTACGAGGGTGAGCGGACCATGGTCAGCCACGGGCACGAGCCGCCGCCCGACGCCGATGCCCCGGACGGCGGCGCCCCGCACTGCCCGCCACGCGCGCGTGCCGCCGTCGCCGCCCTGACGCCCGGCACGCGCGCACCGTGGATCGCCCAGGCCGCCCGCAAGGGGACCCGGATCTTCGCCGACGTGGGGTGGGACGACACCGGGCGCTGGGATCTGGCGGGGCTCGCGGACCTGGAGCACTGCGAGGCCTTCCTGCCGAACGCGGAGGAGGCCATGCGGTACACGCGAACCCAGTGCCCGCGTGCCGCCGCGCGGGCACTGACCGAGCACGTTCCGCTCGTCGTGGTGACGCTGGGCGCCGAAGGGGCGTACGCCGTGGACGGGCGGACCGGCGAGACCGCCGAGGTCCCCGCGATCGCCGTCGAGGCGCTCGACCCCACGGGGGCCGGGGACGTGTTCGTGGCGGGCTTTGTGACCGGGACGCTCGCGGACTGGCCGCTGGCCGACCGGCTCGCCTTCGCGGGGCTCACGGCGGCGCTTTCAGTGCAGGAGTTCGGCGGGTCCCTGTCGGCGCCCGGGTGGGCGGAGGTCGCCGCGTGGTGGCGCACCGTGCGGGAGGTCGACGACCAGGACCCGGCGGCGCTGCACCGCTACGGCTTCCTGGAGGGCCTCATTCCCGAGGTGACCCGTCCGTGGCCGTTGCGGCGGGCGGTGCCGACGATCGGGTTCCGTTCGGCGTAA
- a CDS encoding cytidine deaminase — MTESTALGAEDRKIVTLARSARARNGVAEGAAVRDETGRTYVAGTVALASLELSALRTAVAMAVASGAESLEAAAVVSGAEELPAEDLSAVRDLGGAGTPVFLAGPDGEVRAQLQAG; from the coding sequence ATGACCGAGAGCACCGCGCTGGGCGCTGAGGACCGGAAGATCGTGACGCTGGCTCGTTCGGCGCGGGCGCGGAACGGAGTGGCCGAGGGGGCCGCCGTGCGGGACGAGACGGGGCGTACGTACGTCGCCGGGACCGTCGCGCTCGCCTCGCTCGAGCTTTCCGCGCTGCGGACGGCGGTGGCCATGGCTGTCGCCTCCGGCGCGGAGTCCCTGGAGGCGGCTGCGGTCGTCTCCGGTGCCGAGGAGCTGCCGGCGGAGGACCTTTCCGCCGTGCGGGACCTTGGCGGGGCCGGGACGCCGGTGTTCCTGGCGGGGCCCGACGGGGAAGTCCGGGCGCAGCTCCAGGCCGGCTGA
- a CDS encoding helix-turn-helix transcriptional regulator translates to MSRRARVSPAEAGLPDGGARRRTPGLRREEVAVLAGVGASWYQWLEQGRDISVSPQVLDSVARVLKLSSAERRHLYVLAGLNPPAPEVEQADRDMCHGMQRLIDTWMPYPAHIMDRYYNCVMYNDAAGMVFGMRPEITQNCIVDFFTDPIYRSRSVSWQENAARVVAQFRASCSESPDDEGFQAILAELRDSAGGEFTELWERRDIQPAGQVHKELTHPLVGSLHVESTALRVPARPDLTIVLHTPLDEAETAAKLEWLASPEGRRGSMFPVAM, encoded by the coding sequence ATGAGCCGCCGGGCCCGGGTCAGCCCCGCGGAGGCGGGGCTTCCGGACGGCGGGGCGCGACGGCGTACGCCGGGTCTTCGCCGTGAGGAGGTCGCCGTGCTCGCCGGGGTCGGCGCGTCCTGGTACCAGTGGCTGGAGCAGGGCCGCGACATCTCGGTGTCGCCGCAGGTCCTGGACTCCGTGGCGCGCGTCCTGAAGCTGTCGAGCGCCGAGCGGCGGCATCTGTACGTCCTCGCCGGCCTCAACCCGCCCGCGCCGGAGGTCGAGCAGGCCGACCGGGACATGTGCCACGGCATGCAGCGCCTGATCGACACATGGATGCCGTACCCGGCGCACATCATGGACCGCTACTACAACTGCGTCATGTACAACGACGCGGCCGGGATGGTCTTCGGGATGCGCCCCGAGATCACCCAGAACTGCATCGTCGACTTCTTCACGGACCCCATCTACCGCTCACGGAGCGTGAGTTGGCAGGAGAACGCGGCGCGGGTCGTCGCGCAGTTCCGGGCGTCGTGCTCGGAGTCCCCGGACGACGAGGGCTTCCAGGCGATCCTCGCCGAGCTGCGGGATTCGGCGGGCGGTGAGTTCACCGAGCTGTGGGAGCGGCGGGACATCCAGCCGGCCGGGCAGGTCCACAAGGAGCTGACGCATCCGCTGGTGGGCTCGCTGCACGTCGAGTCGACGGCGCTGCGGGTGCCGGCCCGGCCCGATCTGACGATCGTGCTTCACACGCCGCTGGACGAGGCGGAGACGGCGGCGAAGCTGGAGTGGCTCGCGTCGCCGGAGGGGCGGCGGGGGTCCATGTTTCCGGTGGCGATGTAG
- a CDS encoding MFS transporter, whose amino-acid sequence MAIDTSTPSSAPAAPAAPRQPRAPKLSTRDRLVLFVLCAAQFMVALDFSVLNVALPVLGADLGMSQSALQWAVTAFALPSGGFLLLFGRTGDLFGRRRLFLGGLALFGLASLLATFAWDPASFLAGRALQGVAAAAIVPTGMSLLTTTFPEGPQRDRALGISGTLLSLGFTIGMVLGGVLTDTLGWRSTMGLLTLFALIVLPLAPRLLPESRTPDRPRLDIPGAVTVTGGLLALIYALSTAAERGFGGTDVIVTLIGGVLLLAAFGRIESRAAAPLVSLPMLRRRTVAWGNLGGLVTFSMMSAVIFVLTLYLQEVLRLSASQTGLVFGVQGVLSVVAGIYAPRVISRFGAHRTLVVSLLGQGLFIASLLGIDEGTWSVWLATAGVSIASMFHLGAIISYGVTVTSGVPDEEQGLATGLVTSTQQVGITVGIPLLGAIATTGTDLLAGTRTVLLIDTAVVLATAALVAAGLRRTGARG is encoded by the coding sequence ATGGCGATCGACACCTCCACTCCCTCTTCCGCACCAGCCGCTCCCGCGGCGCCGCGGCAACCTCGGGCCCCCAAGCTCTCCACCCGCGACAGGCTCGTCCTCTTCGTGCTCTGCGCCGCCCAGTTCATGGTGGCGCTGGACTTCTCCGTGCTGAACGTGGCGCTGCCCGTCCTCGGCGCCGACCTCGGCATGAGCCAGTCCGCGCTGCAGTGGGCGGTGACCGCGTTCGCCCTGCCGTCCGGCGGCTTCCTGCTGCTGTTCGGCCGCACCGGCGACCTGTTCGGGCGGCGCAGGCTGTTCCTCGGCGGGCTCGCCCTGTTCGGCCTTGCCTCGCTGCTCGCGACGTTCGCCTGGGACCCGGCGTCGTTCCTCGCCGGGCGCGCGCTGCAGGGCGTGGCCGCGGCGGCGATCGTGCCGACCGGCATGTCCCTGCTGACCACGACCTTCCCCGAGGGCCCGCAGCGCGACCGGGCGCTCGGCATCTCCGGCACCCTGCTCTCGCTCGGCTTCACCATCGGCATGGTGCTCGGCGGCGTACTCACCGACACGCTCGGCTGGCGCTCCACGATGGGCCTGCTGACCCTCTTCGCGCTGATCGTGCTGCCGCTGGCGCCCCGCCTGCTGCCCGAGTCCCGCACCCCTGACCGCCCGCGCCTCGACATCCCGGGCGCGGTCACCGTCACCGGCGGTCTGCTCGCCCTGATCTACGCCCTGTCCACGGCCGCCGAGCGCGGCTTCGGCGGCACCGACGTCATCGTCACGCTCATCGGCGGCGTGCTGCTGCTCGCGGCCTTCGGCCGCATCGAGTCGCGCGCCGCGGCGCCGCTGGTCTCCCTGCCGATGCTGCGGCGGCGCACGGTGGCGTGGGGCAACCTGGGCGGTCTCGTCACCTTCTCGATGATGTCCGCCGTCATCTTCGTCCTCACGCTCTATCTGCAGGAGGTCCTGCGCCTCTCCGCCTCCCAGACCGGTCTCGTCTTCGGCGTGCAGGGCGTGCTCTCCGTGGTCGCCGGGATCTACGCGCCCAGGGTCATCAGCCGCTTCGGTGCGCACCGCACCCTCGTCGTCTCGCTGCTCGGCCAGGGCCTGTTCATCGCGTCGCTGCTCGGCATCGACGAAGGCACCTGGTCGGTCTGGCTCGCCACGGCGGGCGTCTCGATCGCCAGCATGTTCCATCTGGGCGCGATCATCTCGTACGGCGTGACGGTCACATCGGGCGTCCCGGACGAGGAACAGGGCCTGGCCACGGGCCTGGTCACCTCCACCCAGCAGGTGGGCATCACCGTCGGCATCCCGCTCCTCGGGGCCATCGCGACCACGGGCACGGATCTTCTGGCGGGGACGCGGACGGTGCTCCTGATCGACACGGCGGTGGTCCTGGCCACGGCGGCCCTGGTGGCCGCGGGTCTGCGCCGCACGGGCGCACGCGGCTAG
- a CDS encoding MmcQ/YjbR family DNA-binding protein, with translation MTPQELRTFCLSFNAAVEEFPFNPDTSVFKVLGKMFALCHLDAQPLKVNLKCEPDMAVQLRAAHPEIVPGWHMNKRHWNTVTVDGELPDRQVRELIEDSYDLVVAGLPRAERLRLDRP, from the coding sequence GTGACGCCGCAGGAGCTGCGTACGTTCTGTCTGTCGTTCAACGCGGCGGTGGAGGAGTTTCCGTTCAACCCCGACACCTCGGTCTTCAAGGTCCTCGGCAAGATGTTCGCGCTCTGCCACCTCGACGCGCAGCCGCTCAAGGTGAACCTCAAGTGTGAACCGGACATGGCGGTCCAACTGCGGGCCGCGCACCCCGAGATCGTGCCGGGCTGGCACATGAACAAGCGGCACTGGAACACGGTGACCGTCGACGGAGAGCTCCCGGACCGGCAGGTCCGGGAGCTCATCGAGGACTCGTACGACTTGGTCGTCGCGGGCCTCCCGCGGGCGGAGCGCCTCCGGCTCGACCGCCCCTAG